A genomic region of Macaca thibetana thibetana isolate TM-01 chromosome 14, ASM2454274v1, whole genome shotgun sequence contains the following coding sequences:
- the MRPL16 gene encoding 39S ribosomal protein L16, mitochondrial: protein MWRLLARASAPLLRVRLSDSWAPLPASAGLKTLLPVPSFEDVSIPEKPKLRFVERAPLVPKVRREPKNLSDIRGPSTEATEFTEGNFAILALGGGYLHWGHFEMMRLTINRSMDPKNMFAIWRVPAPFKPITRKGVGHRMGGGKGAVDHYVTPVKAGRLVVEMGGRCEFKEVQGFLDQVAHKLPFAAKAVSRETLEKMRKDQEERERNNQNPWTFERIATANMLGIRKVLSPYDLTHKGKYWGKFYIPKRV from the exons ATGTGGAGGCTACTGGCTCGCGCTAGTGCGCCGCTCCTGCGGGTGCGCTTGTCAG ATTCTTGGGCACCCCTCCCCGCCAGTGCTGGCCTAAAGACACTGCTCCCAGTACCAAGTTTTGAAG ATGTTTCCATTCCTGAAAAACCCAAGCTTAGATTTGTTGAAAGGGCACCACTTGTGCCAAAAGTAAGAAGAGAGCCTAAAAATTTGAGTGACATACGGGGACCTTCCACTGAAGCTACAGAGTTCACAGAAGGCAATTTTGCAATCTTG GCGTTGGGTGGTGGCTACCTGCATTGGGGCCACTTTGAAATGATGCGCCTGACAATCAACCGCTCTATGGACCCCAAGAACATGTTTGCCATATGGCGAGTACCAGCCCCTTTCAAGCCCATCACTCGCAAAGGTGTTGGGCACCGCATGGGGGGAGGCAAAGGTGCCGTTGACCACTACGTGACACCTGTGAAGGCTGGCCGCcttgtagtagagatgggtggGCGTTGTGAATTCAAAGAAGTGCAAGGTTTCCTTGACCAGGTTGCCCACAAGTTGCCCTTCGCAGCAAAGGCTGTGAGCCGCGAGACTCTAGAGAAGATGCGAAAAGATCAAGAGGAAAGAGAACGTAACAACCAAAACCCCTGGACATTTGAGCGAATAGCCACTGCCAACATGCTGGGCATACGGAAAGTACTGAGCCCATATGACTTGACCCACAAGGGGAAATACTGGGGCAAGTTCTACATACCCAAACGTGTGTAG